The DNA sequence TACATTtgtcccttttttgttttgttttttttaatgcatcatgAAGTAGAGAACACTCGTCTGAAGTTGGGGGGGCGGGAGTGAAAGCACACAAATCTTTTACCTTTTTACACACTTTTGTCCTTCACTGGTGTGTGAATGAATATCCGTGTATATTTAAATGTGAATTATACTGCAGGGGTATGTTGAATTTCAATGGTGGCGCTTTCAACAGAACTTTGTGTGCCTTGGAAAAAAGTTTTCTCTGCTGTCGACTCTCTTGGCTGTCCTTTCCACCCCTTatctcctgcattttttttcccctcaaaactACAGCCCATACtggttgtttgtatttttgaacaACCGTTGCATGATATCATTCTATTTTGGGGTGCCTcgtgagatttgttttttttaaaagggacgACATAATGGCGATTTGTTTCCTTGCAAGGGTGTTTTTGTGCTGCCGTGCTTCTCTGCATTTACTCGACTGTTGCtgtgaaaggcaaaaaaaaaaagttactgttCATTGCCAATAACGTGAGCCGTATGTTGTACTGTTGTAGTCAAAAGGAGCTTACCCTCAGTTTGCTTTGTCactcttgttttgtgtgtgcgtgcgcgtgtgtgtagtaTATATTTAGTCTTACAGCCCTGCATTTAGGGATAATGGTCAAGCCCCCTCAGTGTGTTatcattcatttgaattatCATTATGTACTTTGCCTTGGTCTGGACATTTGTATACTCTCTTCAGTTTGTATCTAATCCTGCTGCTACATTAAAttaataaaagtgaaaaaataacacattgggttttttttttcattgtccatcccacattttttaaaaacatttttgcaaaaacattttgtttttgtgcgtgtAGGTTCTCGGGCATCCAGGTCACGGTCATACACGAATGGTGAAGGGAGGCAGATAGACCCCCCCTTCACCCTCCCACGCAACAACACTCCAAAAATGACAAGCAATTATGTTAAACTATTAATTTgtttgaagaaaatgaaaaattgttcaaatacacccccaaaaagtgtaagtcgtattcatttatttatgaaaaTGATATTAAACATACTGCACTGCCACAAAGCATCTATTCTCACAACTCCTCAAATTGAGAAAATGGCTTTCACTTTAGTCACATTTCAGTACAACTTTTTCAAAATATCACAACTTCACTTTTGAAAAGTTACATGTGTTTGCTtctaataataaaacacaaatcaaatatatatttatataatacaAACAAAACCCAGTTGTCCTTTGTAGAAATCCCAATCTTCAGTCCAATGAAATGACGAGTCACAATTTACTTGGTGTCCTCGTTCTTTGTTCTAAACGCTGCCTGAGCATGGACATCAAGCCCTCAGCGTTAAAAGTCTCATGACCCTTGGCTTTGGTCTTGAGAGCGATGCTGGCGACCACAAAGGCCACCATGGCGGTCAGGCCCCAAATGTGATACCTGGCTCCCGTGTGGGGCTCCACAAAGTCAAAGGAAAGCGACGGCACCAATGTAGCCTTGGGAGAGGCGGTGGGTCCAATGAACAAGTCCAGCGGAACTGTGAAAACGGCACTCACCTCTGCAGGGCTGGGATGGGCGCGGAACGAATCTGGGATGAAGCCCACAACCGGAGTCACTATAATGGCGTTCTGGTCAAAAGACAAAGTTCTGACGACCTGCACTTCTTGTGGTGTCTGTCTGTGTACATTGCTTGTGGATTCAACAGGTGGCGCCTACTGAATCACGTGATCTGCGATACGTGATAGACGTATCGCAGATCACGTCTATCCAATCGGAGCGCCACCTCCGATTGGAGGACCTATGAGACTGTTTTACTTGGGGAAATTAATATTGGCCATCTCCTCGTCTACCCATAAGCTCTAATGATTATTAAAAACTTACTctccaatgtttttgttgtggttgtaTTAATAATTGATATATTCTAGCTCATGATAATAGGCGTCTTCAGTTGATGGCATGCTGTTTGTAGGTTATAAAATGCACATGATGAAGTCACTAGTACTGTATTTACTCATCAAGGGTTCACTGTACCTTTGAAATGATGGGTAGCAGTTTGCAGGTGACATGGACGTCACCTGGAAGAAGGCCGATCTCCTCGTGAGCCTCTCTCAAGGCCGTGTGCACTTCATCTTTGTCACTGGGGTCTCGCTTGCCGCCAGGGAAACACACCTCGCCCGCACCCACCCTCAGCTGCACACAGGTTAGTGAGGACAAAGAATCGTGAAGGTTGTAAACTCATAACAGTCGTTGAAACAAAAGCGCATCCAACCcaaaaatacaaagcaatccaataaaatacattaattcCGGATTGAATTGAG is a window from the Hippocampus zosterae strain Florida chromosome 3, ASM2543408v3, whole genome shotgun sequence genome containing:
- the nudt7 gene encoding peroxisomal coenzyme A diphosphatase NUDT7 isoform X2, giving the protein MDVKEETMAAFELFDARKQASTIEVAELPQASVLVPLFVRSGKIHTLMTQRSEQLRVGAGEVCFPGGKRDPSDKDEVHTALREAHEEIGLLPGDVHVTCKLLPIISKNAIIVTPVVGFIPDSFRAHPSPAEVSAVFTVPLDLFIGPTASPKATLVPSLSFDFVEPHTGARYHIWGLTAMVAFVVASIALKTKAKGHETFNAEGLMSMLRQRLEQRTRTPSKL
- the nudt7 gene encoding peroxisomal coenzyme A diphosphatase NUDT7 isoform X1, whose protein sequence is MDVKEETMAAFELFDARKQASTIEVAELPQASVLVPLFVRSGKIHTLMTQRSEQVTATYSGPKLRVGAGEVCFPGGKRDPSDKDEVHTALREAHEEIGLLPGDVHVTCKLLPIISKNAIIVTPVVGFIPDSFRAHPSPAEVSAVFTVPLDLFIGPTASPKATLVPSLSFDFVEPHTGARYHIWGLTAMVAFVVASIALKTKAKGHETFNAEGLMSMLRQRLEQRTRTPSKL